A single region of the Longimicrobium sp. genome encodes:
- the rimP gene encoding ribosome maturation factor RimP, whose translation MAELEGGLAADIERRVDELGFELVELEVAGNRARPILRVYIDRPDSVPGQPAVSLDDCTAVSRGLEPMLDAREGLSDRYVLEVSSPGVERPLVRPRDWTRFAGQPVSVRGKAALAGKARRLDGELLGASGAEGEETVRMRLAGGEEVEFPLAEVEKAHLVFRWGAK comes from the coding sequence ATGGCGGAACTGGAAGGCGGCCTGGCCGCCGACATCGAGCGCAGGGTCGACGAGCTGGGGTTCGAACTGGTGGAGCTGGAGGTGGCGGGGAACCGCGCCCGCCCCATCCTCCGGGTCTACATCGACCGCCCCGACTCGGTCCCCGGCCAGCCCGCGGTGTCGCTGGACGACTGCACCGCCGTCAGCCGCGGGCTGGAGCCCATGCTCGACGCGCGCGAAGGCCTGTCCGACCGCTACGTGCTGGAGGTCAGCTCGCCCGGCGTGGAGCGCCCGCTGGTGCGCCCGCGCGACTGGACCCGCTTCGCCGGGCAGCCCGTTTCCGTGCGGGGGAAGGCGGCGCTCGCGGGGAAGGCGCGGCGGCTCGACGGCGAGCTGCTGGGCGCCTCGGGCGCGGAGGGAGAAGAGACGGTGCGGATGCGCCTGGCCGGCGGCGAGGAGGTGGAGTTCCCCCTGGCCGAGGTCGAGAAGGCGCACCTGGTGTTCCGGTGGGGCGCGAAGTAA
- a CDS encoding ribosomal L7Ae/L30e/S12e/Gadd45 family protein — protein MDPAGTATPERALLDLLGLAARARAFVHGTDATRRGVRDGEVAGVLLAADTSPTQSKKLVPLLQARGVAYAACLTRATIGAAAGLGAVSALGFTDRNFARRALELAAALNDAPQEPV, from the coding sequence ATGGACCCCGCCGGAACGGCCACGCCGGAGCGCGCGCTGCTGGACCTCCTGGGACTGGCGGCCCGCGCCCGGGCGTTCGTGCACGGCACCGACGCCACCCGGCGCGGAGTCCGCGACGGCGAGGTCGCGGGCGTCCTCCTCGCCGCGGACACTTCTCCCACGCAGAGCAAGAAGCTGGTCCCGCTTCTCCAGGCGCGCGGCGTTGCGTACGCCGCGTGCCTGACCCGCGCCACGATCGGCGCGGCGGCGGGGCTCGGCGCCGTTTCGGCGCTGGGCTTCACGGACCGAAATTTCGCGCGGCGCGCCCTCGAGCTGGCGGCCGCCCTGAACGACGCCCCGCAGGAACCGGTTTGA
- the nusA gene encoding transcription termination factor NusA: MNNATQVLAAFREMTANKAISRDELHDLIKDGILAALAKRYGPNVEAEIEIDEATGGINITVLREVVAEVEDPSRQISLEEARWDDPDFEVGDIMEVPVEFAQFGRNAVMAAKQRILQRVREGERQKIRDEYEHRVGELLSGEVQQVERGKLVVLLNRAREADAIVPWKEQNPRERFRQGETIRAVLKKVEETPKGPRLILSRADPLFVAALFKLEVPEIQQGIVDIRAVSREVGGRTKLAVSSRDESIDPVGACVGLKGSRVRAVVQELGGERIDIVPWHPDPEVFAKRALAPAKVAKVISDYDARTMTAIVDEDQLSLAIGRNGQNVRLASQLIGWQLDLYGSREWMEHGAERVLFGGTGEGEESADFPVSDLPLPPATLAALQAAGYNTFYDIIDLEREDLMRIPAIGQAEAERIAQLIEEMTVEEDEEAEARPAAASAEDDEEAGAQPAAAAADEAEGAENKGETGAEGLTPGDEA; encoded by the coding sequence ATGAACAACGCGACGCAGGTCCTGGCTGCATTCCGCGAGATGACCGCCAACAAGGCCATCTCGCGCGACGAGCTGCACGACCTGATCAAGGACGGCATCCTGGCGGCGCTGGCCAAGCGCTACGGCCCCAACGTGGAGGCCGAGATCGAGATCGACGAGGCCACCGGCGGCATCAACATCACCGTGCTGCGCGAGGTGGTGGCCGAGGTCGAGGACCCGTCGCGCCAGATCTCGCTCGAGGAGGCGCGCTGGGACGACCCCGACTTCGAGGTCGGCGACATCATGGAGGTGCCGGTCGAGTTCGCGCAGTTCGGGCGCAACGCGGTGATGGCCGCCAAGCAGCGCATCCTGCAGCGGGTGCGCGAGGGCGAGCGCCAGAAGATCCGCGACGAGTACGAGCACCGCGTGGGCGAGCTCCTCTCGGGCGAGGTGCAGCAGGTGGAGCGCGGCAAGCTGGTGGTCCTGCTCAACCGCGCGCGCGAGGCCGACGCCATCGTGCCGTGGAAGGAGCAGAACCCGCGCGAGCGCTTCCGCCAGGGCGAGACCATCCGCGCCGTGCTGAAGAAGGTGGAGGAGACGCCCAAGGGCCCTCGCCTCATCCTCTCGCGCGCCGACCCGCTCTTCGTGGCCGCGCTCTTCAAGCTCGAGGTTCCCGAGATCCAGCAGGGGATCGTGGACATCCGCGCCGTCTCGCGCGAGGTGGGCGGACGGACCAAGCTGGCGGTGTCGTCGCGCGACGAGTCGATCGACCCGGTGGGCGCCTGCGTGGGGCTGAAGGGCTCCCGCGTCCGCGCCGTGGTGCAGGAGCTGGGCGGCGAGCGCATCGACATCGTCCCCTGGCACCCCGACCCCGAGGTGTTCGCCAAGCGCGCGCTGGCGCCGGCCAAGGTGGCCAAGGTCATCTCGGACTACGACGCGCGGACGATGACGGCGATCGTGGACGAGGACCAGCTTTCCCTTGCCATCGGCCGCAACGGGCAGAACGTGCGGCTGGCCAGCCAGCTGATCGGCTGGCAGCTGGACCTGTACGGCTCGCGCGAGTGGATGGAGCACGGCGCCGAGCGGGTGCTGTTCGGCGGGACCGGCGAAGGCGAGGAGTCGGCCGACTTCCCCGTCAGCGACCTGCCGCTGCCGCCGGCCACGCTGGCCGCGCTGCAGGCCGCGGGATACAACACCTTCTACGACATCATCGACCTGGAGCGCGAGGACCTGATGCGCATCCCGGCCATCGGCCAGGCCGAGGCGGAGCGCATCGCCCAGCTCATCGAGGAGATGACGGTGGAGGAGGACGAGGAGGCCGAGGCGCGGCCTGCCGCGGCGTCGGCCGAGGACGACGAGGAAGCCGGGGCGCAACCTGCCGCGGCGGCTGCGGACGAGGCGGAAGGCGCGGAAAACAAGGGAGAAACGGGTGCCGAGGGGTTGACACCCGGCGACGAGGCCTAG